AAGGAAGCCGTCGAGACCGCACTCACTCGTGAGTACGGTGGTGAGCGGAAGCAGGCCATCGACGTCCGCATCGAGCAGAAGGACCGCCGTATCGACCTCCTCCAGCAGGAGATATCGGAGCTCCAGGCCGAACTCGACCGCGAGAAGAACGAGCGGGAAGCCCTGGTCGACCGGCGGCAAGAACTCGACAACGAGCGCACGTACGAGGACGACCTCCGCGCGCTCTTCGAGGAGTTCGCCGAGTCACGTGCCGTGCTCCCGCGGTTCCGGTCGGACGCTCGCGACATCGCCGAGGAACACGGGGAAACGCTCGCCACAATCGAGCAGGACCTCCGCCATCTCGCCGACGAGGAGGACGTCGAGATCGACGCCGACCGCTGGACGGACGACTACGGGGAGGGTCTCTGATGACGGGGCCGAACCCAGATAGCGAGCTCGTCGAGAAGTTCGAGGAGTTCTTCCGCCGCTACTACAGCGACGACGTCGGCGAACTCGCGCGGCTCTACCCGAAGGAGCAGAAGTCGCTCATCGTCGAGTTCGGGGACATCTACAAGTTCGACACGGACGTCGCGGACGACTGGCTCACCCACCCGAGCACCGTCCGGGACGCGGCCGAGGAGGCGCTCCGGCTGTACGATCTCCCGATTGACATCAGCCTCGGGAGTGCGCACGTCCGCCTGACCGATACGCGGGGAGCGATGGAGCGTGAGTCCATCGGCGACCTGGGCGCGGAGAGCATTGGCGACTACGTCGCGGTCCGCGGCCAGCTTGAGAAGGTCACCGACAAACTCTACCGCGTGGTGGAGGCGGTGTTCGTCTGCCAGCGCTGCGGGCACGAGACGACCGTCCCCCAGGAGCACGGAGAGTTCCAGGAGCCCTATCAGTGCGCGTCCTGTGAGCGACAGGGTCCGTTCAAGCTCGACCCAGAACGCTCGGAGCTCGTGAACCTCCGGAAGCTGAAGGTCACCGAACTCCCTGAGGAGCGGTCGAACGCGCAAGGCGAGGATATCGCGGTGTTCGTCGAGGACGACCTCGCCGACTGGGGGTCCCGAGAAAACGGCCTCCCCGACCGCGCCGGCGAGGAGATCGTCGCCCTCGGACAGTACGTCCTCGACGAGTCCGGGACCAACGACAACGGGGAGTTCGACGGCTGGCTCCTCGGCGGCGCACTCCACTTCCCGGAGGATGCCGCGCGCGACATCGACGTCGAGGAGTACCGCGAGGAGTTCGAGGCGGTCGCCGCGGCCGACGACACCATCGAGCAACTCCGCGACTCCATCGCCCCACAACTCGACCTCGACGAGGACGTCGAGGCGGCGTTCGAGGGCGCGGTCGCCTGGCTCTTCGACTCCTACAGGATCGAGCAGGACGGCGGCTCATTCCGTGGGAATATCCATATGGGGTGGATCGGCGATCCCGGGAAGGGGAAGTCGACCGCTGCGTCCCGACTGTCCCACCTCTCGCCGAAGTGCGAGTACCGGAGCGGGGGGAGTCTGAAGAAGGTCGGCCTCACCTCGGCGGCCGTCCAGGAGGAGTTTGCCGGGAAGACCGAGTGGACACTCCAGCCCGGCATCCTCCCACGAGCGAACGAGGGGCACTGCATCATCGACGAGGTGGACGCCGTAATGGACGCTGAAACGAAAAGTCTCCACGACGCCCTGGAGGGCGAGCAGATGCTCAAGGTCGACAAGGCCGGCATCAAGGCGAACCTCCCGACGCGCACGGCACTCCTCGCACTCGGCAATCCGACCCACGGGCGGTTTGACCGTTACGAGCCCGTCGCCGAGCAGGTCGACCTCGACGACGCGCTCATCGACCGGATGGACCTCCTCTTCGCGCTCACCGACGTCGTCAACGAGGAGCGCGACCGCTCGAAGGCCTCCCACATCATCGGGAGCTACCGCGAACTCTCCGAGGAGGAGGTCTACGAGCGTGGCGCTCGAAGCGAAGCCCCCCGGGACCGTGAGACGGTCGACCAGCCCGTCGCCGACGATGTGTTCAAGGCGATGATTCTCTACGCTCGCGAGAACGTCTTCCCCGTCCTCAGCGACGAGGCCGCCGAGATGCTGGAGGACTTTTACGTCGACGTCCGCGATCTCAACGGCGGGCACGCCGAGGACGACGATGCAGCCATCCCGGCGACCCCGCGGAAGCTGGAGGCCGGTATCCGCATCGCGACCGCGTTCGCTCGCGCCTGCCTCTCCGACACCGTCGAACCGGAGCACGCCGAGCGCGCCATCCGTGTGTCGAAGCGCGTCATCGGTCTCAACTACGACCCCGAGACCGGGGAGTTCGACGCCGGCCGCACTGATGAGGGAGAGCCGAAGAGCCAGCAGGAACGCCGGAAGCGCATCAAGGCCCTCATCGACGACCTCGATGACGCCGGGTCTGGGGGTGGTGCGAAGATGGAGGACGTCCTCGATGCCGCACAGTCCGAGGGTATCGGTCGCTCGCAGGCCGAGCACGATATCGATAAACTCGGAGGGCAGGGCGAGGTTATGTTCCCGGCTCACGGGGAGGTGCGGACGACATGACCCGCAACGACGTTCAGCCTGCGAGCGAGGTCTATCGAGCGACGTGTTCCTGCGGGAAGGTCGTCGTCGAGCGCGATGCCGACGCCGCGAACCTCCCGAGAGAAAACAACCGGAGTATCGCCGAGTCCGCCGTTGGTGCGCACGAGTTCACCCACGAGTGGCGAGACGAGACGGTCGAGATTGAACGGAGTTGGTCGTCGTGAGCGATAAGTCCGCCCGCGAAGTCGAACACGAGAATGAAGTCGGCGACGTCCTTCGGAAGCTGGATTCGTCGAATTGGGTGGTCACGAACCGCATGATCGACGTGGATACCGGCGAGACGCTGTACCGCCTCCGAGAAGACTGGCACAACCCGGCGACCGAGGTCCTCACCGAGGAGCAGGTCAGTCGAGCGTTCGACGTCGTCGAGGACGGTGATCGCGATGTCTGAGCGCGATACTGACCGCTTGTGGAAGGTGTTTCGTGCGGGGTATCTTGAGTCCGCCGAAGGTTGGAATGGAGAGACGTACCACGACAATCCCGAGGCGTATGAAAGACGCCTGAAAGCGCGTTTCGAGGCGCTGAATGAATCGGGTAAATTCGATGAACCGCTTGAGTGGTCTGTAGACACGGAAGCCGAACGGGGTGAGCCTGACTCGTGAGGCTCTACTACACTGGGGCGTCCCCGGATAATCTCCGGAAGGCGCGGCAGCACGCGCCGTCGCACGTTCATGGCGCTGGGTGGACGCCCGACAAGATGACGCCGCACGACGTCCCGTTCTTCGTCGACAACGGCGCGTTCACGGATTCGTTCGAGTGGGAGTCGTGGTTCGATGCGCTGGAGAAGGCAAAGGTGGAGATGCCGCGTCTCCCGGACTTCATTGTCTGGCCCGATGTCCACGGTGACGCCGAGGCGACGTTCGAGCTCTGCGACCGACTCTTCAACGTCGAGCTCAACCGAGAGGGGAGAGCACTCCTCGCCCGCCGTAGGGACTTCGACCGATTCATCGCACTCCATCCAGGCCTCCCACTCGACGAGCAGTTCGACCGCGCCCTCTCCCTCGGTGCCGACGGTGTCTTCGTGGGTGGCCCGTCACGCTGGCAGCGCTCCCGGGGAGCGGAGATCGTCCGCCGCGCGAAGGACGTCGGCTGCCGTGGAGTCAAAGAAACGAGCCGGCTTCGCGTCCACTTAGGGAACCCAGGGAGCGCAGAGGGTCTCGTCTGGGCGTACCGTGTCGGCTTCGACAGCGTCGACACCACGAGCATCTTCCAGAACCAATCCTGGGGCTGGCTCGAAGCGCTCGAAGCCGCGACCGACGAAACCCACACGCCGACGCCGGACACGGCACAGGCAGAACTCGGAGCGTGGTCGACGTGATCGACGACGTCTACCTGAGGGGTGACACTGCGGACCCCCATAAACCGGACGGCGACCTGATGCGAACGCCGTCGGGCCACGTCTACGAGATGGGGACATGGCACGACTGCGGTGTTAGTGACTGTCCCGCGAACGCTCCTCGGGAACGAACGGATCGAGACGAAGAGACTGAACCGCCGTCCAGGGCGATTTCCGGGCTGCTCTGGGAGTATGGCCAGCAGATGAACGCGGCGTCCACCCACATGGCGGCCGAGGGCGTCGAAATCAAGGGTCTGACCGTCCTCGAGTCCTACGACCGCGTCCTTCATCCGTGGATGCACGGCCGGCGTCCCCACGAGATCTACGAGCGCATCAGGGGGTGGTTCGCATGAGCGGGAGTCGCTACGAGCGCGGGTTCGTCCGGATGTTCTCGACGGGCGAGTGGTGGGCGCAGCGCGCGGCGGCCTCGGGATCGGCGACGGACGCTGACCTCCCGGATGTCACGTTCGCGCACGACGGTATCGGGTTCGCTGGCGAGCTGAAGACGACGTCGAGGCCGACGGCGTACGTCGACGCCGACGAAGTCCGAGCACTCCAGCGGTATGCCGCGGCCTACGGGATGCGTGCGTGCCTCCTCGGCCGCTGGAAGGGCGAGCGCGCTTACTACATCTGGAACCCAAACGATGTCGAGCGAACGGACGGTGGGAACTACCGCCTCAACCCACAGGATGGGACGCACGCCGCGATAGTCGTCGAACCCGGGGCGGCGTTCGCTGGCCGACGCCCCGAAGACTGGACCGGAGCGATGCTCGCCGACGCCCTCGCTGGAGGCGACCGGCCATGACGCCGAATGACGAGCGGATACTCGCCGTGCTCGACGACGCCGACCGCGCGCTCACGGCGGCCGAGATCGCGGAGCACACCGGCATCCCCCGGACGTCGGTGTACAAGAGCGTTCGTCGGCTCCGGAACGCCGACGAAATCGAGGCGCGGCCCTGTCTCTGGGACGCTCGGAAGACGGTCTACTGTCTGGAGACGGTAGCAACCGGTTAGCTTAACCAGCTATGCAGTGATGCAGTGAGTGTAGGAAGTCTCGGTGACCCCGTTCGGTGGTTTCGGGCGAGAGACGATGACCTACGGATTGCACCGCTCTCTGGAAGCCTCTCGAACGAGAACTCGCGCCTGCGCGCGACCACGTCGATGCCGTCGTAGTCAGGGCGCGTGCCCCTGGGGACAACTCGGGGATCGCGCCTTCTGATACGACTTTCCCACGGCCCAGTTTCA
This sequence is a window from Halocalculus aciditolerans. Protein-coding genes within it:
- a CDS encoding AAA family ATPase yields the protein MTGPNPDSELVEKFEEFFRRYYSDDVGELARLYPKEQKSLIVEFGDIYKFDTDVADDWLTHPSTVRDAAEEALRLYDLPIDISLGSAHVRLTDTRGAMERESIGDLGAESIGDYVAVRGQLEKVTDKLYRVVEAVFVCQRCGHETTVPQEHGEFQEPYQCASCERQGPFKLDPERSELVNLRKLKVTELPEERSNAQGEDIAVFVEDDLADWGSRENGLPDRAGEEIVALGQYVLDESGTNDNGEFDGWLLGGALHFPEDAARDIDVEEYREEFEAVAAADDTIEQLRDSIAPQLDLDEDVEAAFEGAVAWLFDSYRIEQDGGSFRGNIHMGWIGDPGKGKSTAASRLSHLSPKCEYRSGGSLKKVGLTSAAVQEEFAGKTEWTLQPGILPRANEGHCIIDEVDAVMDAETKSLHDALEGEQMLKVDKAGIKANLPTRTALLALGNPTHGRFDRYEPVAEQVDLDDALIDRMDLLFALTDVVNEERDRSKASHIIGSYRELSEEEVYERGARSEAPRDRETVDQPVADDVFKAMILYARENVFPVLSDEAAEMLEDFYVDVRDLNGGHAEDDDAAIPATPRKLEAGIRIATAFARACLSDTVEPEHAERAIRVSKRVIGLNYDPETGEFDAGRTDEGEPKSQQERRKRIKALIDDLDDAGSGGGAKMEDVLDAAQSEGIGRSQAEHDIDKLGGQGEVMFPAHGEVRTT
- a CDS encoding helix-turn-helix transcriptional regulator, with product MTPNDERILAVLDDADRALTAAEIAEHTGIPRTSVYKSVRRLRNADEIEARPCLWDARKTVYCLETVATG